The genomic window GTTCACGCCCTAAATCGTAGCGTGTTTTTCCTTCGTGACGAAGCTTTTCTTCTACTTTCGCTTGCGTCGCAATTCCCGCATGGTCCATGCCCGGAAGCCATAAGACGTCGTACCCTTGCATGCGCTTCATGCGTGTAATAATGTCTTGCAACGTCGTATCCCATGCATGTCCTAAATGAAGTTTTCCTGTCACATTTGGCGGTGGAATGACGATCGTAAATGGCTTTTTCGTTTCATCGCTTGTTGCTTCAAAAAACTTCCCTTTTAACCACCATTCATAACGGTTTGCCTCGACAGCACGGTGGTCATATTTTGGCGGTAACATAAAAATCCCTCCTTCACTAAAATAAAAAACTCCCTTCATCCGAAAAGGACGAAAGGAGACTCTTTCGCGGTACCACCTTTTTTCTTAAGCAATGCTTAAGCACTCAAATCGATAACGGCGATGCACCGGCTTCTTCTACTGTCGTTCAAAGAAGCAGCTCTAGGGCGACCTTCCGACGACCACAAACCTAGGAAATCTCGCAGCTATTGATTCCCCTCTCTGCAAGGCGGGTTACGCCGTACTCTTCCCTATCTTCGCTTTTTTCTATTCATACATAATACTATATAAAAATCATACGAATCGTCAATAAGGTTTGCCACATTTTCACTCCTTTATACATATGATAAAAAAGAAAAGCTCCTCGAAGGAGCGAAACATGTAAAAAGGATGTGAGCATATGCGTAAACGTTACAATCCGTACGCTTGGCCACCGTGGCTCAGAAAACTTCGCTTTATTGCTGAACAATGCATCATTCCAATTACTGTTGTTCAAGCGATCCGTACCATTTTATTTCCAACAACAATCGACGTCATTTTACTCGCTATTTTCATTTTTCTTTCATTCGCTTTACATTACGATTGGATTTGATTTGTTTCTTTCTTTTCTTCCCACTTCCCGATGACATATTCAATGTTTTTCATTTGCCAATACGCTCGTTGCCAAGCAGCTGTCATTTGTCGATGATGTCGCTGTTGTTCGTACTGATGAATGAGATGAACAAACCGATGTGGATCCACAAGTAAATGAAAAAATAAAAGTCGTTCATCTTCTTCAAGCGCTAATGTTTGTTCATATTGTGAAAGCCAATGTACAGCGTCATCACATATCATCGGATACGTATGCAAATATTGTCGGAAAAATAAAAGTAAATCATGAAATGGAGGCGCCCAGCGCGCTTGTTCAAAGCTAATAAAATACGATGTTCCGTCGTCTCGTTCGACATAATGTTGAAACGACGGGCGACCGTGAATATAACAAATACGAACCGTCTTTTTCTCCCGCATTCGCTCGCGCCACTCATTTAACGTATGTTCAGAAAATGCAATGGCGCGCATGACGTCAAGAAAATGGGTGCAGCATTGTAGTTGAAACGGAGACATATACCATTGTTTTTCACATGTTTCTATATAATGAGTCAATGTTTTTTTAGCGTTCTCAAGGGAAAGTTTGCGTTCTTCGTAATACCGCTCGATTTCTGTTTCTGTCGTTTGTATTTCTTTTAACGAATGTTTATGCCATCGTGCCAAATCATGAAAAAACGATGCCGCTGGATTCGTTTTTTCTTTTAACCATGGCATAATATAGTACCATTGTCCATCTCTCTTTTTCGTTTCATAAATAGGGATGGCAAGCGGGATGCGTAAGCGATGAGCTTGATCGATCGCCTGCCAATGTGCTAAAGATTTCATTCGTTTAAGCGCATATGTTCCTTTTATTGTTTTCCATTTTTCCACATTCTTCTGTTTTTTCACCGTTTTCATCGCCATGCAACCCTTTTACACTTTGCTTGGCGTTGGAATGTATAACAACTGGCCTTCGTGTATATCCGCACCGCTCTCTAAATGGTTTGTACGCAACAACTGTTGGACAGAGACATCGTATCGCTCGGCAATCTTGTCCAACGAATCACCTTGTTGGACAATACAAATTTTCAAACGTGCAAACGCCTGTTCTTCATTTTTGCCGAATAGCTTTGTTAAGTACAAGGCGTTTTCATTTCGTTTTTCGTTCGTATCTCTCCCTTTCATTTCAAGTTGGAACGATTGTTTTTCTTCTTTTTGTTCTTCTGCTCGTTCATCTTCTACTTGCTCATGTTGAAAAGATGGTTCTTCTACTTGTTCACTTTCTTCATGAAACATATAAAACGTTGGGACGTTGACGATACTCTCTTGTTCTTCTTCTGTTTCTTCCTGTTGATACACTTCTTCCCGAGCAACTGCTTCAAACGGCTCGAAATCGTCTACGTTGTATGGCTCCCATTCGTCATCTTCGCGATCATTATCCATTTGAATACCATGAATCGCGACTTCTGCAATTAAACGTAATTCATCTTTTCTTAAATCATAGTCGAACGATTCAATCATCACATACACTTGTTCAATGTCATCAATTCGCTCTTTCGGTACGGTGACATCGATCGGAAATTGATGCAAAAACTCGCCAATTTGCTCATCATTTATACGTACATGTTCCACATAGCGAACCGCTTCAAACGGTTGATCGTCTTCTCCGTCTTCTTCTCGTTTCGTATATTCTCCTGATAACTCTAGCACCCCACGAATGTACACATAATCTTCTTGTTCCTCAATCGTAATCGTCGGTTGTAGCGAAATGGATAATAATTGATCAACGTGATGTTCACGTCGAAAGGCAATCGCTTCTTCAATTGAAAAACGCAACATGCTCATCTCTCCTTCAACGTCCAAGTCATTTCACATTACTATGAGTATGAGAAGGAAAAAAGAAGTATGCATAAAAAAAGCGACGCCTTATAGGCAATCGCTAATTTTCGCAAACGCACGTCGCGCTGCTTCAATCGTCTTTTCAATATCTTCATCCGTATGCGTAGTCGATAAAAACATGCCTTCAAACTGAGATGGTGGCAAGAAAATGCCTTCGTTCGCCATTTCTTGATAATAGCGAGCAAACAAGTCTAAATCGGATGTTTTCGCCGTTTCGTAATTGATGACACGCTCATTTGTAAAGAAAATGCCGATCATCGAGCCAGCTTGGTTAATCGTATGTGGAATACCGTATGTTTTTGCCGCTTCGCTTAATCCTTCCGCCAATCGATTCGCTTTTTTCTTGAACGTTTCATATGTTTCTGGCGTTAATTGACGCAACGTTTCATAACCTGCTGTCATCGCCATCGGATTTCCGGATAACGTGCCTGCTTGATAAATCGGACCGCTTGGCGCAATTTTCTCCATGATCTCAGCACGGCCACCGTATGCGCCAACCGGTAGCCCTCCACCGATGACTTTTCCAAGACATGTTAAATCAGGAGTGACACCATAATAGCCTTGACCGCTATAATAGTCTACACGGAAACCTGTCATCACTTCATCAAAAATAAGAAGTGCACCGTATTCGTTCGTCACATCGCGCAACCCTTGCAAGAAACCTGGTTCTGGCGGAACGACTCCCATGTTTCCAGCGACAGGTTCTACAATGACAGCTGCGATATCTTCCCCAAACTTTTCGAACGCATAACGCACGCTTTGTAAGTCGTTATACGGGACGGTAATCGTATGTTGAGCAACCGTTTCTGGCACTCCCGGACTATCAGGCAAGCCGAGCGTCGCGACACCTGATCCGGCTTTAATTAAAAGCGAATCCCCATGTCCATGATAACAACCTTCAAATTTCACAATTTTATTTCGTCCTGTATATCCTCGCGCCAAACGAAGAGCGCTCATCGTCGCTTCCGTTCCTGAACTAACCATACGAATGATTTCAATAGACGGCATCCGTTCCATCACAAGTTTAGCAAGTTCATTTTCGATTAACGTTGGGGCTCCGAAACTTGTTCCTGTTTCTGCTACTCGTTTTAACGCCTCAACGACTTGGTCGTTTGCATGACCTAAAATCAATGGCCCCCATGATAAAACGTAATCAATATATTCATTGCCATCAATGTCGTAAATTTTTGATCCTTTTCCACGCGCCATAAAAATGGGATCCATTTTTACCGATTTAAATGCGCGCACCGGGCTATTTACCCCGCCAGGCATCAGTTTCACTGCTTCAGCATACGCTGCTTTGGAACGTTCATAGCTACGCATCACTTTTCCTCCTTTAACCAACGAGCAACGTCTTTCGCAAAATACGTTAAAATTAAGTCGGCTCCTGCTCGCTTCATGCTCGTTAACATTTCAAGCACAACCGCTTTTTCATCGATCCAACCATTTTGTGCTGCTGCTTTTACCATCGCATATTCCCCACTCACATTGTAAGCAACGATCGGCAAATGGAAATGATTTTTCAAGTCGCGAATAATGTCTAAATAAGACAGTGCCGGTTTCACCATTAAAAAGTCGGCTCCTTCGCTCACATCTGCTTGTGCTTCACGAAACGCTTCTAGGCGATTGGCAGGATCCATTTGATACGTTTTACGATCGCCAAATTGCGGTGCGCTATGCGCGGCATCACGAAACGGTCCGTAAAATGCCGAAGCATATTTGACCGCATAAGACATGATCGGGACATATGTAAAGCCTTCTTCATCTAACGCTTGACGAATCGCTGCCACAAACCCGTCCATCATATTGGACGGTGCGATGATGTCCGCTCCG from Anoxybacillus gonensis includes these protein-coding regions:
- a CDS encoding aminoglycoside phosphotransferase → MKTVKKQKNVEKWKTIKGTYALKRMKSLAHWQAIDQAHRLRIPLAIPIYETKKRDGQWYYIMPWLKEKTNPAASFFHDLARWHKHSLKEIQTTETEIERYYEERKLSLENAKKTLTHYIETCEKQWYMSPFQLQCCTHFLDVMRAIAFSEHTLNEWRERMREKKTVRICYIHGRPSFQHYVERDDGTSYFISFEQARWAPPFHDLLLFFRQYLHTYPMICDDAVHWLSQYEQTLALEEDERLLFFHLLVDPHRFVHLIHQYEQQRHHRQMTAAWQRAYWQMKNIEYVIGKWEEKKETNQIQS
- a CDS encoding LysM peptidoglycan-binding domain-containing protein, with product MLRFSIEEAIAFRREHHVDQLLSISLQPTITIEEQEDYVYIRGVLELSGEYTKREEDGEDDQPFEAVRYVEHVRINDEQIGEFLHQFPIDVTVPKERIDDIEQVYVMIESFDYDLRKDELRLIAEVAIHGIQMDNDREDDEWEPYNVDDFEPFEAVAREEVYQQEETEEEQESIVNVPTFYMFHEESEQVEEPSFQHEQVEDERAEEQKEEKQSFQLEMKGRDTNEKRNENALYLTKLFGKNEEQAFARLKICIVQQGDSLDKIAERYDVSVQQLLRTNHLESGADIHEGQLLYIPTPSKV
- the hemL gene encoding glutamate-1-semialdehyde 2,1-aminomutase — protein: MRSYERSKAAYAEAVKLMPGGVNSPVRAFKSVKMDPIFMARGKGSKIYDIDGNEYIDYVLSWGPLILGHANDQVVEALKRVAETGTSFGAPTLIENELAKLVMERMPSIEIIRMVSSGTEATMSALRLARGYTGRNKIVKFEGCYHGHGDSLLIKAGSGVATLGLPDSPGVPETVAQHTITVPYNDLQSVRYAFEKFGEDIAAVIVEPVAGNMGVVPPEPGFLQGLRDVTNEYGALLIFDEVMTGFRVDYYSGQGYYGVTPDLTCLGKVIGGGLPVGAYGGRAEIMEKIAPSGPIYQAGTLSGNPMAMTAGYETLRQLTPETYETFKKKANRLAEGLSEAAKTYGIPHTINQAGSMIGIFFTNERVINYETAKTSDLDLFARYYQEMANEGIFLPPSQFEGMFLSTTHTDEDIEKTIEAARRAFAKISDCL
- the hemB gene encoding porphobilinogen synthase; translation: MNNMQFARHRRLRQTANLRAMVRETHLHTEDFIYPIFVIEGEEIKNEVPSMPGVYQQSLDYAIEDVRAAVDLGIRSIIVFGVPNEKNDIASQAYCEHGIVQRAIRAIKNEFPELVVIADTCLCHYTSHGHCGIVENGTIINDDTLELLAKTAVSQAKAGADIIAPSNMMDGFVAAIRQALDEEGFTYVPIMSYAVKYASAFYGPFRDAAHSAPQFGDRKTYQMDPANRLEAFREAQADVSEGADFLMVKPALSYLDIIRDLKNHFHLPIVAYNVSGEYAMVKAAAQNGWIDEKAVVLEMLTSMKRAGADLILTYFAKDVARWLKEEK